Proteins encoded in a region of the Streptomyces akebiae genome:
- a CDS encoding LLM class flavin-dependent oxidoreductase, with amino-acid sequence MAGSETVENGAGAPASRPLRKLGFLTIGLFDEADPRRGHESTLEIIELGERLGFDSAWLRHRHLQYGISSPVAVLAAASQRTSRIELGTAVIPLGWENPLRLAEDLATVDLLSGGRLNPGVSVGPPMHYDTVKAALYPDTADAEDFGFERVRRLLGFVRGEAATDFSGIEGFEVFSDRVQPHSPGLGARMWYGGGSLRSARWAGENGMNFLTSSVVKAEGPVEGVAAEPGTAEPGTAAASGTVDFAEIQRSHIREFRAHHPDGERARVSQGLVVIPTDSANSEQRAKYEAYAAKRLPRTTAPQGPGRLLFAPDLVGTSAEIAERLRAHVAFREIDEVAFALPFTFAHEDYVQILTDIATRLGPALGWHPAD; translated from the coding sequence ATGGCCGGATCCGAGACCGTGGAGAACGGCGCCGGCGCACCGGCGTCGAGGCCGTTGCGCAAGCTGGGGTTCCTGACCATCGGGCTGTTCGACGAGGCCGACCCGCGCCGGGGCCACGAGTCCACCCTGGAGATCATCGAGCTGGGTGAGCGGCTCGGATTCGACAGCGCGTGGCTGCGCCACCGTCATCTGCAGTACGGCATCTCCTCCCCCGTCGCGGTCCTCGCGGCCGCCTCGCAGCGCACGAGCCGTATCGAACTGGGCACCGCCGTCATCCCGTTGGGCTGGGAGAACCCGCTGCGGCTCGCCGAGGACCTGGCCACGGTCGACCTCCTCTCCGGCGGCCGGCTCAACCCGGGGGTCAGCGTCGGACCGCCGATGCACTACGACACCGTCAAGGCGGCGCTCTACCCGGACACGGCCGACGCGGAGGACTTCGGCTTCGAACGGGTCCGGCGGCTCCTGGGCTTCGTACGCGGCGAGGCGGCCACGGACTTCAGCGGCATCGAGGGGTTCGAGGTCTTCTCCGACCGGGTCCAGCCGCACTCCCCCGGGCTGGGCGCCCGGATGTGGTACGGCGGCGGCAGCCTCCGGTCGGCGCGGTGGGCAGGCGAGAACGGGATGAACTTCCTGACCAGCAGCGTGGTGAAGGCGGAGGGGCCGGTGGAGGGAGTGGCGGCGGAGCCGGGGACCGCGGAGCCGGGGACCGCGGCCGCCTCCGGGACGGTGGACTTCGCCGAGATCCAGCGCTCGCACATCCGGGAGTTCCGCGCGCACCACCCCGACGGCGAGCGGGCCCGGGTCTCGCAGGGCCTCGTCGTCATCCCCACCGACTCGGCGAACTCGGAGCAGCGCGCCAAGTACGAGGCGTACGCGGCGAAGCGGTTGCCCCGGACCACCGCGCCGCAGGGGCCGGGGCGGCTCCTGTTCGCGCCGGACCTGGTGGGCACGTCCGCGGAGATCGCCGAGCGGCTGCGGGCGCACGTCGCGTTCCGCGAGATCGACGAGGTGGCCTTCGCGCTGCCGTTCACCTTCGCGCACGAGGACTACGTCCAGATCCTCACGGACATCGCGACGAGGTTGGGGCCGGCGTTGGGTTGGCACCCGGCCGACTGA
- a CDS encoding sugar phosphate isomerase/epimerase family protein, translated as MAEPVRIPDAKVALSTASVYPESTATAFEIAARLGYDGVEVMVWTDPVSQDLEALRRLSDYHQIPILAVHAPCLLITQRVWSTDPWVKLQRAQAAAEKLGASTVVVHPPFRWQRQYARDFVTGIWRMANETDVRFAVENMYPWRYRDREMLAYAPDWDVTKDDYRHFTIDLSHSATSRTDALDMVGRMGDRLGHVHMADGRGSAKDEHLVPGRGSQPCAELLERLALSGFDGHVVIEVNTRRAMSAAEREADLAEALAFTRLHLASAARVPRR; from the coding sequence GTGGCAGAACCCGTACGGATCCCGGACGCGAAGGTCGCCCTGTCCACGGCCTCCGTGTACCCGGAGTCGACGGCCACGGCCTTCGAGATCGCCGCACGCCTCGGGTACGACGGCGTGGAGGTCATGGTCTGGACCGACCCGGTCAGCCAGGACCTGGAGGCCCTGCGCCGCCTCTCCGACTACCACCAGATCCCCATCCTCGCCGTTCACGCGCCCTGTCTGCTGATCACCCAACGCGTGTGGTCCACCGACCCGTGGGTCAAGCTCCAGCGCGCCCAGGCCGCCGCCGAGAAGCTCGGCGCGAGCACGGTCGTCGTCCACCCGCCGTTCCGCTGGCAGCGCCAGTACGCGCGTGACTTCGTCACCGGGATCTGGCGGATGGCGAACGAGACGGACGTCCGGTTCGCCGTCGAGAACATGTACCCCTGGCGCTACCGCGACCGCGAGATGCTCGCGTACGCCCCCGACTGGGACGTGACGAAGGACGACTACCGGCACTTCACGATCGACCTCAGCCACTCCGCGACGTCCCGCACCGACGCCCTGGACATGGTCGGCCGCATGGGCGACCGCCTCGGCCATGTGCACATGGCGGACGGCAGGGGGTCGGCCAAGGACGAGCACCTCGTCCCGGGCCGCGGCAGCCAGCCCTGCGCCGAACTGCTGGAACGTCTCGCCCTGAGCGGTTTCGACGGCCACGTCGTGATCGAGGTCAACACCCGCCGTGCCATGTCCGCCGCCGAGCGCGAGGCCGACCTGGCGGAGGCACTCGCCTTCACCCGGCTGCATCTCGCCTCCGCCGCGCGGGTTCCCCGACGGTGA
- a CDS encoding Ppx/GppA phosphatase family protein, with amino-acid sequence MRLGVLDVGSNTVHLLVVDAHPGARPLPAHSHKVELRLAQLLDEAGAIDPEGVDKLIAVVHEALQAAEDKGVEELLPFATSAVREASNADDVLARVKDETGVELQVLTGSEEARLTFLAVRRWFGWSAGKLLVLDIGGGSLEIAYGIDEEPDAAASLPLGAGRLTAGWLPGDPPTPDDIRALRRHVRAQIARTVGEFSRFGAPDHVVATSKTFKQLARIGGAARSAEGLYVQRDLKRGALESWVPKLAGMTTAQRAALPGVSEGRANQLLAGALVAEAAMDLFQVETLEICPWALREGVILRRLDHMGTA; translated from the coding sequence ATGAGACTCGGTGTCCTCGACGTGGGATCGAACACGGTGCATCTGCTGGTGGTGGACGCACACCCGGGCGCGCGCCCTCTGCCCGCGCACTCGCACAAGGTGGAACTGCGCCTTGCCCAACTCCTCGACGAGGCCGGGGCCATCGACCCCGAAGGGGTCGACAAACTCATAGCCGTCGTCCACGAGGCGCTCCAGGCCGCCGAGGACAAGGGCGTCGAGGAGCTGCTCCCGTTCGCCACGTCGGCGGTGCGTGAGGCCAGCAACGCCGACGACGTCCTCGCCCGTGTCAAGGACGAGACCGGCGTGGAGCTCCAGGTCCTCACCGGCTCCGAGGAGGCCCGGCTGACGTTCCTCGCCGTCCGCCGGTGGTTCGGCTGGTCGGCCGGCAAGCTCCTCGTCCTCGACATCGGCGGCGGCTCCCTGGAGATCGCCTACGGCATAGACGAGGAGCCCGACGCCGCGGCCTCGCTGCCGCTCGGCGCCGGCCGCCTCACCGCCGGCTGGCTCCCCGGCGACCCGCCCACCCCCGACGACATCCGGGCCCTGCGCCGCCATGTACGCGCCCAGATCGCCCGTACGGTCGGGGAGTTCAGCCGTTTCGGGGCCCCCGACCACGTCGTCGCCACCTCCAAGACCTTCAAGCAGCTCGCCCGTATCGGCGGCGCCGCCCGCTCCGCCGAGGGGCTCTACGTCCAGCGCGACCTCAAGCGCGGCGCGTTGGAGTCCTGGGTGCCCAAACTCGCCGGCATGACCACCGCCCAGCGAGCGGCCCTGCCGGGCGTGTCCGAGGGGCGCGCCAACCAGCTCCTCGCCGGTGCGCTGGTCGCGGAGGCCGCGATGGATCTGTTCCAGGTGGAGACGTTGGAGATCTGTCCCTGGGCGCTTCGGGAGGGTGTGATTCTGCGGCGGCTGGATCACATGGGTACGGCGTAG
- a CDS encoding BACON domain-containing protein encodes MMSISPETSTRTTGAHRAHREARDRAAARAVAQRPPARYEPYLDGLFTYCMSVLCDRDAATAALADVLALAERRRGPDTADDRRAWLYALARWACLRKLAEVRQKRPGARVSARQPVHGGGAEKAHAEKTRSEMTRPEAARSEKGRAEKGRAEKGRAEKGRAAKGAVRAVVLSEDEERQRRRELALLAWPEVAGTTPEQREALELAVRHQLTAHEVAAVLGMDATAARELLASAACEVERTRAALAVVETGACASVALLTGDHQLVLSATLRRELVRHVDDCPVCRRAAERAVPGRWPGTTVTPAALPVLEAPRAALGPAMAHLTRARGGAPRFDRRGFPMDPRDRAARRERLRARAVTTTVVATVVAAPVFALWAAYRGAPLIGEGSDGRSVSAGEEQGDGDGTVGDGGGDAYENAGNARTRPDARHSRGKHASDDVSVEVSQGKGRGALAVAAANDGDTTLITLRATGDSSVRWSARTGADWLYLSQYSGTLKPGESLTIKVYVDQLSEPTGYWTARVTLDPSDAVVTIEGYGPAPTPPVDHRPTPPVPDPGPPRPTAPPPTPDPDPTPTGPAQPDPTPPPTDPAPTDPGGPTTPPGDGGGDPPPAS; translated from the coding sequence ATGATGAGCATCAGTCCGGAAACCTCGACCCGCACCACCGGCGCACACCGGGCGCACCGTGAGGCGCGCGATCGGGCGGCGGCGCGCGCGGTGGCGCAGCGCCCGCCGGCGCGCTACGAGCCGTACCTGGACGGCCTGTTCACCTACTGCATGTCCGTGCTGTGCGACCGCGACGCGGCCACCGCGGCGCTCGCCGACGTGCTCGCGCTCGCCGAGCGGCGCCGGGGGCCGGACACCGCCGACGACCGCCGGGCCTGGCTGTACGCACTGGCCCGCTGGGCCTGTCTGCGCAAGCTCGCCGAGGTCAGGCAGAAGCGTCCGGGCGCGCGTGTCTCCGCGCGCCAACCGGTGCACGGCGGTGGGGCCGAGAAGGCGCACGCCGAGAAGACGCGCTCGGAAATGACGCGCCCGGAAGCGGCGCGCTCGGAGAAAGGGCGCGCGGAGAAGGGGCGCGCGGAGAAGGGGCGCGCGGAGAAGGGGCGCGCCGCCAAGGGCGCCGTGAGGGCCGTCGTCCTCTCCGAGGACGAGGAACGGCAGCGGCGGCGTGAACTCGCCCTGCTCGCCTGGCCGGAGGTGGCCGGCACCACACCCGAGCAGCGCGAGGCCCTGGAGCTGGCCGTACGGCATCAGCTCACCGCGCATGAGGTCGCCGCCGTGCTGGGCATGGACGCGACGGCCGCGCGGGAGCTGCTCGCCTCCGCCGCCTGCGAGGTGGAGCGCACCCGGGCCGCCCTCGCCGTCGTCGAGACCGGCGCCTGCGCGAGCGTCGCCCTGCTGACCGGTGACCATCAGCTCGTCCTGAGCGCCACCCTGCGCCGCGAGCTCGTCCGGCACGTCGACGACTGCCCCGTCTGCCGTCGCGCCGCCGAGCGCGCCGTCCCCGGCCGCTGGCCCGGCACCACCGTCACGCCCGCCGCGCTGCCGGTGCTCGAAGCGCCACGCGCCGCCCTGGGTCCCGCGATGGCCCATCTCACCCGCGCGCGTGGCGGCGCCCCGCGCTTCGACCGGCGTGGCTTCCCCATGGACCCGCGGGACCGCGCGGCCCGCCGGGAACGGCTGCGCGCGCGGGCCGTGACCACCACCGTCGTCGCCACCGTCGTCGCCGCGCCGGTCTTCGCCCTCTGGGCCGCCTACCGGGGCGCCCCCCTCATCGGCGAGGGGAGCGACGGCCGCTCGGTCAGCGCGGGCGAGGAGCAGGGCGACGGCGACGGCACCGTCGGCGACGGCGGTGGCGACGCATACGAGAACGCCGGCAACGCCCGGACCAGGCCCGACGCCCGCCACAGCCGGGGGAAGCACGCGTCGGACGACGTGTCCGTGGAGGTCAGCCAGGGCAAAGGGCGGGGCGCACTCGCCGTCGCCGCCGCGAACGACGGCGACACCACCCTCATCACCCTCAGGGCGACCGGTGACTCGTCCGTCCGCTGGTCCGCCCGCACCGGCGCCGACTGGCTCTACCTCAGCCAGTACTCGGGCACCCTGAAACCCGGCGAGTCCCTGACGATCAAGGTGTACGTCGACCAGCTGAGCGAACCCACCGGGTACTGGACCGCGCGGGTGACGCTGGACCCATCGGACGCCGTGGTGACGATCGAGGGCTACGGTCCGGCTCCGACGCCGCCGGTCGACCACCGGCCGACCCCACCGGTCCCGGACCCGGGCCCGCCGAGGCCCACCGCGCCACCGCCCACTCCTGACCCGGACCCCACGCCCACCGGCCCGGCCCAGCCGGACCCCACCCCGCCCCCCACCGACCCGGCCCCCACGGACCCGGGCGGCCCCACGACACCACCGGGCGACGGAGGCGGCGACCCCCCGCCGGCGTCGTAG
- a CDS encoding HhH-GPD family protein, producing the protein MTAPTKPQSSPADVTPTSTPTPTATDLHTPVIAWFETHARDLPWRRPEAGPWGVMVSEFMLQQTPVNRVLPVYEQWLARWPRPADLAKEPPGEAVRAWGRLGYPRRALRLHGAAVAITERHGGDVPREHAQLLALPGIGEYTAAAVASFAYGQRHAVLDTNVRRVFARAVSGTQYPPNATTAAERKLARALLPEDDGTASRWAAASMELGALVCTAKNETCGRCPIAGQCAWRLAGKPAHEGPARRGQTYAGTDRQVRGKLLAVLREAIGPVPQTVLDRVWDEPVQRARALDGLVSDGLVEPLPGGLYRLPLT; encoded by the coding sequence ATGACTGCACCCACGAAACCTCAGAGCAGCCCTGCCGACGTAACCCCCACCTCCACCCCCACCCCCACGGCCACCGATCTGCACACCCCGGTGATCGCCTGGTTCGAGACGCACGCCCGTGATCTGCCCTGGCGGCGACCGGAGGCCGGGCCATGGGGGGTGATGGTCAGCGAGTTCATGCTTCAGCAGACACCGGTCAACCGTGTACTGCCCGTCTACGAACAGTGGTTGGCGCGCTGGCCCCGTCCGGCGGACCTCGCCAAGGAACCACCTGGTGAGGCGGTGCGCGCGTGGGGCCGGCTCGGTTACCCCCGTCGCGCACTGCGGCTCCACGGCGCGGCGGTGGCCATAACGGAACGGCACGGCGGCGACGTACCACGCGAGCACGCGCAGCTGCTCGCCCTGCCGGGGATCGGCGAGTACACGGCCGCGGCGGTGGCGTCGTTCGCGTACGGGCAGCGGCACGCCGTGCTCGACACGAACGTGCGGCGGGTCTTCGCCCGTGCGGTGAGCGGCACGCAGTACCCGCCGAACGCGACCACGGCCGCCGAGCGGAAGCTGGCCCGGGCCCTGCTGCCCGAGGACGACGGGACGGCGTCCCGGTGGGCGGCCGCGTCGATGGAGCTGGGCGCGCTGGTGTGCACGGCGAAGAACGAGACGTGCGGGCGTTGTCCGATCGCCGGGCAGTGCGCCTGGCGGCTGGCGGGGAAGCCCGCGCACGAGGGTCCGGCGCGGCGCGGTCAGACGTACGCCGGTACCGACCGCCAGGTGCGCGGCAAGCTGCTCGCCGTTCTGCGGGAGGCGATCGGGCCGGTGCCGCAGACCGTGCTCGACCGGGTGTGGGACGAGCCGGTGCAGCGGGCGCGCGCCCTGGACGGGCTGGTCTCCGACGGACTCGTGGAACCCCTCCCGGGGGGCCTCTACCGCCTCCCCCTCACCTGA
- the radA gene encoding DNA repair protein RadA: MAARTKTTKDRPSYRCTECGWQTAKWLGRCPECQAWGTVEEYGTPAVRTTAPGRVTTSAVPIGQVDGRQATARSTGVPELDRVLGGGLVPGAVVLLAGEPGVGKSTLLLDAAAKSASAEHPTLYVTGEESASQVRLRADRIGALHDHLYLAAETDLAAVLGHLDAVKPSLLILDSVQTVASPEIDGAPGGMAQVREVAGALIRASKDRGMSTLLVGHVTKDGAIAGPRLLEHLVDVVLHFEGDRHARLRLVRGVKNRYGATDEVGCFELHDEGITGLTDPSGLFLTRRDEPVPGTCLTVTLEGRRPLVAEVQSLTVDSQLPSPRRTTSGLETSRVSMMLAVLEQRGRISALGKRDIYSATVGGVKLSEPAADLAIALALASAATDTPLPKNLVAIGEVGLAGEVRRVTGVQRRLSEAHRLGFTHALVPSDPGKVPPGMKVLEVADMGDALRVLPRSRRREAPRDDEDRR, encoded by the coding sequence ATGGCTGCCCGTACGAAGACCACGAAGGACCGCCCGTCCTACCGCTGCACCGAATGCGGCTGGCAGACGGCCAAGTGGCTGGGCCGCTGCCCCGAATGCCAGGCCTGGGGCACGGTCGAGGAGTACGGCACCCCCGCCGTCCGTACGACGGCCCCGGGCCGCGTCACCACCTCCGCGGTCCCCATCGGCCAGGTGGACGGCCGCCAGGCCACCGCCCGCTCCACCGGCGTCCCCGAGCTCGACCGAGTCCTCGGGGGCGGCCTCGTCCCCGGCGCCGTCGTCCTCCTCGCGGGAGAGCCCGGCGTCGGCAAGTCCACCCTCCTCCTCGACGCCGCCGCCAAGTCCGCGAGCGCCGAACACCCCACCCTGTACGTCACGGGCGAGGAGTCCGCCAGCCAGGTCCGCCTGCGCGCCGACCGCATCGGCGCCCTCCACGACCACCTCTACCTCGCCGCCGAGACCGACCTCGCCGCCGTCCTCGGCCACTTGGACGCGGTCAAACCGTCCCTGCTGATCCTGGACTCGGTCCAGACCGTCGCCTCCCCGGAGATCGACGGCGCCCCCGGCGGCATGGCCCAGGTCCGCGAGGTCGCCGGCGCCCTGATCCGCGCCTCCAAGGATCGCGGCATGTCGACGCTCCTCGTGGGCCACGTCACCAAGGACGGCGCCATCGCGGGCCCCCGCCTCCTGGAGCACCTCGTCGACGTGGTCCTGCACTTCGAGGGCGACCGGCACGCCCGCCTCCGCCTGGTCCGCGGCGTCAAGAACCGCTACGGCGCCACGGACGAGGTCGGCTGCTTCGAGCTGCACGACGAGGGCATCACCGGCCTGACCGACCCCAGCGGGCTGTTCCTCACCCGCCGCGACGAACCCGTCCCCGGCACCTGCCTGACCGTCACGCTGGAGGGCCGCCGTCCCCTGGTCGCGGAAGTGCAGTCGCTCACAGTGGACTCGCAGCTCCCCTCCCCCCGCCGGACCACGTCCGGCCTGGAGACCTCCCGGGTCTCGATGATGCTCGCGGTCCTGGAGCAGCGCGGCCGGATCAGCGCCCTCGGCAAGCGGGACATCTACTCGGCGACGGTCGGCGGCGTGAAGCTGTCGGAGCCCGCGGCGGACCTCGCGATCGCGCTGGCCCTGGCATCCGCGGCGACCGACACCCCCCTGCCCAAGAACCTCGTGGCGATCGGCGAAGTGGGCCTCGCGGGCGAGGTCAGAAGAGTCACCGGCGTCCAGCGCCGGCTGTCCGAGGCACACCGCCTCGGCTTCACCCACGCGCTCGTTCCGTCCGATCCCGGCAAGGTTCCTCCCGGTATGAAGGTCCTGGAAGTGGCCGACATGGGAGACGCGCTGCGGGTACTGCCCCGATCCCGTCGGCGAGAGGCCCCACGGGACGACGAGGACCGCCGGTAG
- a CDS encoding TetR/AcrR family transcriptional regulator, producing the protein MTPATPRRRGRPSRTESADTPAARDRILAAAREEFSERGYDKASVRGIAKAAGVDSALVHHYFGTKEQVFEAAVTLSFGPAMQAPQAVEEGPLDGVGERLTRFVFGVWENPATRTPLLAIVRSAVNNEAAAAVFRRIIATQVLRRIADRLEVPDAELRAELAAAQLVGIAMLRYVIKVEPVASADPEQIIKRVAPVVQAHLTAPS; encoded by the coding sequence GTGACCCCGGCCACCCCCCGCCGCAGGGGCAGGCCCTCCCGCACGGAATCGGCCGACACGCCCGCCGCCCGCGACCGCATCCTGGCAGCGGCCCGCGAGGAGTTCTCCGAGCGCGGCTACGACAAGGCGTCCGTACGCGGCATCGCCAAGGCCGCCGGGGTGGACTCGGCGCTGGTGCACCACTACTTCGGTACGAAGGAGCAGGTGTTCGAGGCCGCCGTCACCCTCTCCTTCGGCCCGGCCATGCAGGCTCCCCAGGCCGTCGAGGAGGGGCCGCTCGACGGTGTGGGCGAGCGGCTCACCCGGTTCGTCTTCGGTGTCTGGGAGAACCCCGCCACCCGTACGCCCCTGCTCGCGATCGTCCGGTCCGCCGTGAACAACGAGGCCGCCGCCGCCGTCTTCCGCCGCATCATCGCCACGCAGGTGCTCCGCCGTATCGCCGACCGCCTGGAGGTACCGGACGCGGAGCTGAGGGCCGAGCTGGCCGCCGCGCAGCTGGTGGGCATCGCGATGCTGCGGTACGTGATCAAGGTCGAGCCGGTTGCGTCGGCGGACCCGGAGCAGATCATCAAGAGGGTGGCCCCCGTGGTGCAGGCGCACCTCACGGCGCCCTCTTAG
- a CDS encoding alpha/beta hydrolase, with the protein MAARTRRSTRRSTSRALAALAATVVLSLTGASVSTAAPLTAAPAVERLNGTLPDGATWIADVPENWNGTLIVFSHGFGSTVPQNAPREAVRLRLLEEGYALTGSSYDTSETLWALESAERDQVATVAAVTERIGEPTRTLSIGQSMGGLVNARLARSGAGGIDGALGLCGLVAGANDLHSYQLDAEYTIARLLLPGTPVKLVDFASEAEGAATGQQLTDAVVAAQKTPEGRARIALAAAYLNLPTWAPGKDRPAAGDREEQQAQQYEWLAQGILNRVELARFHVEKALGGNNSGNKGVDYARVLAGSQHAPLVKALYKKAGLDLRADLRDLTANATITADPAAVAAGLRTSSAGQGLAVPLLNIHTTADGLVPVEQESRFATRVRASGDAAQLRQAYVERQGHCTFTTAETVAALHALESRLDTGRWGTSATPTALQSAATALDLDGAAYVPYRPAELTIGRRP; encoded by the coding sequence ATGGCCGCACGCACCCGACGCTCCACCCGCCGCTCCACCAGCCGAGCCCTCGCCGCCCTGGCCGCGACCGTCGTCCTCTCGCTGACCGGCGCCTCCGTCTCGACCGCCGCCCCCCTGACCGCCGCGCCCGCCGTCGAACGCCTCAACGGCACCCTCCCCGACGGCGCCACCTGGATAGCGGACGTCCCCGAGAACTGGAACGGCACGCTGATCGTCTTCAGCCACGGCTTCGGCTCGACGGTGCCCCAGAACGCCCCCCGCGAGGCCGTACGCCTCCGCCTCCTCGAAGAGGGCTACGCCCTCACCGGCTCCTCCTACGACACCAGCGAGACCCTCTGGGCCCTGGAGAGCGCGGAGCGCGACCAGGTCGCCACCGTCGCCGCGGTCACCGAGAGGATCGGCGAACCCACCCGCACCCTGTCCATCGGCCAGTCCATGGGCGGCCTGGTCAACGCCCGGCTCGCCCGCTCGGGCGCCGGCGGGATCGACGGCGCCCTGGGCCTGTGCGGTCTCGTGGCCGGCGCCAACGACCTGCACTCCTACCAGCTCGACGCCGAGTACACGATCGCCCGGCTCCTGCTCCCCGGCACTCCCGTGAAGCTGGTGGACTTCGCCTCCGAGGCCGAGGGCGCCGCCACGGGCCAACAGCTCACCGACGCCGTCGTCGCCGCCCAGAAGACCCCTGAGGGCCGGGCCCGGATCGCCCTCGCCGCCGCCTACCTCAACCTGCCCACCTGGGCGCCCGGCAAGGACCGCCCCGCCGCCGGTGACCGGGAGGAGCAGCAGGCCCAGCAGTACGAGTGGCTGGCCCAAGGCATCCTCAACCGCGTCGAGCTCGCCCGCTTCCACGTGGAGAAGGCCCTCGGCGGCAACAACTCCGGGAACAAGGGCGTCGACTACGCGCGCGTGCTCGCGGGCTCCCAGCACGCACCCCTGGTCAAGGCCCTCTACAAGAAGGCCGGCCTCGACCTGCGAGCCGATCTGCGCGACCTGACCGCCAACGCCACCATCACCGCCGACCCGGCCGCCGTCGCCGCCGGCCTGCGCACGTCCTCCGCGGGCCAGGGCCTCGCCGTCCCCCTCCTCAACATCCACACCACCGCCGACGGCCTCGTCCCCGTCGAACAGGAGTCCCGCTTCGCCACCCGGGTCCGCGCCTCCGGCGACGCCGCGCAGCTCCGCCAGGCCTACGTCGAGCGCCAGGGCCACTGCACCTTCACCACCGCCGAGACGGTGGCCGCCCTCCACGCCCTGGAGTCCCGTCTCGACACCGGCCGCTGGGGCACCTCCGCGACCCCGACCGCCCTCCAGTCCGCCGCCACGGCCCTCGACCTCGACGGCGCGGCCTACGTCCCGTACCGCCCGGCCGAACTGACCATCGGCCGCCGCCCGTAG
- the disA gene encoding DNA integrity scanning diadenylate cyclase DisA produces MAANDRAAAPGKSGGSSGADGLMRASLSAVAPGTALRDGLERILRGNTGGLIVLGSDKTVEAMCTGGFVLDVEFTATRLRELCKLDGGIVLASDLSKILRAGVQLVPDPTIPTEETGTRHRTADRVSKQVGFPVVSVSQSMRLIALYVDGQRRVLEDSAAILSRANQALATLERYKLRLDEVAGTLSALEIEDLVTVRDVSAVAQRLEMVRRIATEIAEYVVELGTDGRLLALQLDELIAGVEPERELVVRDYVPEPTAKRSRTVDQALHELDALTHAELLELPTVARALGYTGSPEGMDSAVSPRGFRLLAKVPRLPGAIIDRLVEHFGGLQKLLAASVDDLQTVDGVGEARARSVREGLSRLAESSILERYV; encoded by the coding sequence GTGGCAGCCAACGACCGGGCAGCAGCTCCCGGAAAGTCCGGTGGGAGCTCCGGTGCCGATGGCCTGATGCGCGCCTCACTGAGCGCCGTGGCCCCAGGCACGGCCCTGCGCGACGGGCTAGAACGGATTCTCCGCGGCAACACCGGCGGACTCATCGTGCTGGGCTCCGACAAGACCGTCGAAGCCATGTGTACGGGCGGTTTCGTCCTGGATGTCGAGTTCACGGCCACGCGCCTGCGTGAGCTGTGCAAACTGGACGGCGGCATCGTCCTCGCCTCGGACCTCTCCAAGATCCTCCGGGCGGGCGTGCAACTGGTCCCCGACCCGACGATCCCCACGGAGGAGACGGGCACCCGGCACCGCACGGCCGACCGCGTGAGCAAGCAGGTGGGCTTCCCCGTCGTCTCGGTCTCCCAGTCGATGCGCCTCATCGCGCTGTACGTCGACGGACAGCGCCGCGTCCTGGAGGACTCGGCCGCGATCCTCTCCCGCGCGAACCAGGCCCTCGCCACCCTTGAGCGCTACAAGCTCCGTCTGGACGAGGTGGCGGGCACTCTCTCCGCCCTGGAGATCGAGGACCTGGTGACGGTCCGGGACGTCTCGGCGGTCGCCCAGCGACTGGAGATGGTCCGCCGCATCGCCACCGAAATCGCTGAATACGTGGTCGAACTGGGCACGGACGGCCGTCTCCTGGCCCTCCAGCTCGACGAACTGATCGCGGGCGTCGAACCGGAACGCGAGCTGGTGGTCAGGGACTACGTGCCCGAGCCCACCGCCAAACGCTCCCGTACGGTCGACCAGGCCCTCCACGAACTCGACGCCCTCACCCACGCCGAGCTCCTCGAACTCCCCACGGTCGCCCGCGCCCTCGGCTACACCGGCTCCCCCGAGGGCATGGACTCGGCCGTCTCCCCGCGCGGTTTCCGCCTCCTCGCCAAGGTCCCGCGCCTCCCGGGCGCCATCATCGACCGCCTCGTGGAGCACTTCGGCGGCCTCCAGAAACTCCTCGCCGCCAGCGTCGACGACCTGCAGACGGTCGACGGCGTCGGCGAGGCCCGAGCCCGCAGCGTCCGCGAGGGCCTGTCCCGCCTGGCGGAGTCGTCGATCCTGGAACGCTACGTCTGA